Below is a genomic region from Numenius arquata chromosome 8, bNumArq3.hap1.1, whole genome shotgun sequence.
AGATTATTGGAAAAAATTCCAAAAGCCTGgtggagaaaagacagaaggaattAGAGGTCTATCTGCAAACACTGCTAGTCAAGTTCCCTGTTACTGCTCCAAAAGTTTTGTCACACTTCCTACACTTTCATTTATATGTAAGTTATGTTTTTAGCATATAAAATGGAGGCCTGAGTGTCTTTCCCTAGTTCTCTGACTTGGAGAGAATTGTATGGAATCTTCACAAAATAGCTGAAACTGCtctctttttcagcattttgcacAAAGTAACaaacaaagcatatttttaagattttttgaCACCACTTTTTATTGCAGTAGATACTGTGCTGGCAAGTAGTGTGGGTAGGGACTCTaagatgagaaaataaatgcTGGCAGAATAGTTGGAAGCTGTGAATAAATCTGAAGCTGAATTGGTTGTTAGGCTGAAGTCAATAGTGCTGGCTCTCTGAAGGAACATTGCATAATTGATCCACACACACCCCTACTTAGTGGTTAATGGGAAGAGCTGTGGTTCATGCTGAAACAGTTTCCAGTAGcccaaatgaagaaaaatgatgcTTCTCCATGAGAAGCACACCGATGGAACGGCCTCTGGAGAAATAGCTCCAGTCAGCAGACAGAACATTACGGTAAAGGATGCTTGAAGTAAGAAGCAATGACTTGCTTTCCTGTTCAGATTGCAATTTGTTCGTTCATCTCTTGTGtataattagacttttttttcagtatggCATCATGTAAGGGGGAGAATGAACTTCATAAAGAGGAAAATGCACTGGAGAACTCAATGGAAAGGAGGAGCAATAATTGCTTTGGGGTGGGATCTGCTGAGATTGCCCTTCATGGTTTCATAAAAAGGCTTCAGAAATGAGTCACAAGTGGTCCATTAGGTGTGTTAATTAAGCTTTAGCAACAAAGAGGAACCTGTTCTAGTTATGTTACGTGAACATAATTATTCTGGTGAGACTTTAGGGTTTGACTTAGATAAATAGTAGAAGGTTTACTTCATAGTGTTGCTATTGCTCTGCAGATTTCAGTGAGAAGCACTAGTTTGTCACGATCAAGCCCTCTAAAATGAATTAGAGGTTTTATGTGTAATGAAAATGTGCGTGATAGTGTGGGGACAGTTCTGTTCAGATGGAACAAACTTCCTGATTATCAGGAAGTTAcgtaatttttctgttttctggctACTCTCTCTTAAATGATGTTTCATTAATGTTTCAGTGCTGTAACTTCAACAAGGTTTTTATGCAGGCAGAAATTCTTCCTAGTCCTGCTCCTGTTTTTCTGttagactattttattttttttccttttgctgtaatGTTCATACgttttaacttttccaaagaacTGGCATTATTTGGATATGAATGCTCCCCTGTTTCTATACTGTGCTTGTGTATTAAGAGCCAAGTTCTTGCTTAATCTGTGTTTCTTTGCTTTAGGAGAGTCTGGCTTGAGGTATAAACTCAAATGTTTTTGCTTGGAACTCCAGAgtacttttaaatatttgtgaaaaaaagttAGTTATTCAACAGAGAAGCTAAATATTTACCACAATGATTCTACTGGAAAATAACCTTCCTGCAGAACTTTGATCTTTTACAATATCTTTGTTACCAGACAGCCCGTGTACATGCTTGAGACATTATAATCCCTGATATTGCCTCATTAGTTTATATAGGAAGGCTGCAATATTTTGTCTGTTCTTATTTGTAGTATTTCCAGTACGGGTTATTTAATTTTACTTCCCAAATTAATAGAACTAAATGGAGGAGAAATATCTACCATAAATACATTACAACCACTTTGAAGCCGTGTCACAGGGAGAACCCAGGTACAGTTTACCAAAGAGAAGCAGTTGCATGACAGCAGTGTAGAATGTTATTGTTACTTATTTTGTTGCACTGTTGTATACTTTGTCATCTTAGAAGATTTGGTTTATTAATTTACAGATAGAAGCTTTTGCAAGAAAAGAATTGAGTACCCACAAACTGCTGTTCAGAGATATCTGCAAACAATGGACTTCTGTGGGTTTGGTGCATATAAGTAGTTAGAGCTAAGACAGAGGTCTCTTGTAGACAGAGGAATAGAGTTGCTTTTTATTGCCTGCTATTCACTGAACAGTCCAAGTCATAATCTTGTTTCAATTATAAATGTAGAAAAAATTCCTGCTCTGTGGCCCAGATGATGAAATGGATACAGAGTATAGTTTTCATTTACATCTGTGCATGCCAAATGAATGTAATTGGCTTATTCAAATGAGAGTTGGAATTGTTGAATTTTGTTTGTGATGCATCTTCTAGCTTGTTGTTCTCAAAACTGTGATGTGGAGGCTTTGTTCATCGTCAGTGAGTGGGGCTTCAGTTATACTAAGAAAGTGCTTTTCTAAAATGCTTGCCTCATCAAATGAGCTGAACTGTCTGCTGCAGATGTCCTATGCATTTATTCCCTTGTTATGACTCATGAGGGATTTGTCAGTGAAGTAAACTTATCAAATACTCATTTTCTGATGATCCATCATACCTGTTTATCCTTTGCAGCTACCTTAAACTAAGATGTGTGTGTCTAGGGAAAGCTTCACTATGAcatagttttgtttggttttttttctttttgtgggccTTTGAGAGAGAACTGATGGAAATGATTAGAACTATTTCTGGACTTCTACAGAGCATTTGCTTTTTGTGGAAAGAATTATGCTCAGATGGGAAATACTTGTACTGATTTTTGTGCACCTTCAGATTTAGAAATAACAAATCCCTGTATTGAGTTTTCAGCCCTTTTCTTTCTGGCTGGGTCCAGGAGGATGGGAAAAAGGGCTTTTGAATTACTCTGCAGCAAGCATAATAGAGTTGAAGTCCAGAAGACTAATTGCTTTTTATATATGTCTTCTCCCCTGTAGACCTGTTAATCTAAAGTTTTCTGTGTATTAGTGATATTCCGAGGAAATGTTGAGTGCTTGATGCATTAGGTTAGTCTTAATGTTAAATTTTGAAGAACACTATACTTGTAATAGTTTCTTCAGAACCAAGCTTTCTTTGAAGATGGACTAATGATGGCTTGTAATATTTGCTCTAGTTGCTGTTGCCCTTCTCTAATATGTGCAGAATGTGATTATTTAAATGTAGTTCAGCATCTTCCATCTTGGAAATGGAAATCgtatgaaattatttaatttcaggtCGTTTTATGAAGTATTTCTAAGTTACAAAGAAATCAATAAGACACAATCGCAGctgatttctgtttgaaaaagtcCTGTACGTGGCAAAAAAGAGAGACTGTAGCAAAGGTACACATTGAAAAATTGTAACCATGAGTATGTAAATAACACTTGATTACAATGGTTTATTCTTTGCAGGAGATCAATGGGATCACTGCTGCATTGGCTGAAGAGCTCTTCCACAAAGGTAAAGAACTTGCAAGAATTTAACTGGGAATGGTCTCCTCTATGTGCATGCACTGATATACCTGCGATATTTAATCTCTAGGCAATGAGAAATCTGAATCTTCCATATCAGACTATGAGACTTCCCcttcttcacatttttcttgctgcttGCACTTTCTTTCAAGCCACCTTTTGGGAGGTGCTGTAACAGTAGTGCTGCTACATTTGGAAACAAAATAGATAAATTGGTGAATTGAGGTTTTGGAAAGGGCCTGCCAGTCTGTGTCCATAAAGGATAGGATGTGATACTAGTGATCAGAAGCTTTTGTTAAGCTTTCTGTCTTGGTATGTTTTAGTGTAACCTGTAAGAAGTTTGTTTTATATCAGTGAGTCTTGATATAGTGTGTGTGAAATGCAGGAGGCTGCTTTACATATCTAAATTAATATTGTTTTTCCAGAATTTAGGAAACATGAGACTTTCTGGTCAGTTGATTAAAGGATGGCCTTTTCTGAGGCTGGCAGATGACAATGACATGCACTTACTGTAACTGTAACAGCTCTAACTGGTCCATTAACAGCAGGAGGCATGTGAAATGATTACCCTATGctaattttgttttgaaggaCATGCTAGATGCTACTGTATAATTCCAGTTGGCTGAGGTGATAGGTGATGCTTGTTTCAGATTGTTTGGCACAAATTTAACTTAAGTGAAGCCATTTCAGAAGATCCACTCTGCAAATTTTGGAACATTTTAAGGATGCTCTTGAAGAAATCTTTCTTGACTTTGTAGTGCCTGCAGTCTCACTGATACCAGAATCATTGATGTCTGACTGCTGTATATAGTATAGCCATCCAGTAATGTGCAGCTGGACACCTGGACTTGCTCCCACTGAAGCCAGAGGGAGGTTTACTCCTCAGAGCATTTCTGAGAACTCTGCTTATTGTGAAGGCTGATGGTCTCTTGTCCCTGGAGTCAAACTGATGTCtctaaaaggaagaggagaaagatatTAATTCCACATGTGCATATTTTGACTCCTGTAGTCCACATTAACTCTTGTTGTGCTTTCAGAGAGGTTTTTGGATGCTGCTTTGTACTGTTGCTATAATTAAAAAGTATTGTAAAAATATTATCAGATAATGCATTTCCTGTTCTGAGAGTTTGCATTGGTATTAGTGTGTTGAAAGTCCTTATGCTATACAAGAAAAGATACTTGCTACAATTCTGCACTTAGGCAGAACAGCAAAAGATGTAAGGTCTGTTTTTTAGATGGCAGGCACTGCTTATTCTGAATGGAATAAGTCCTAACTGCTATATAATTTAGGGATATCTCAGAAAAAGTTTATCTCTTAATTAAATGAACTTTGATTCCCATCTTGTTAAGATTGAGGGAAATTTGCCTTTAGTTATAGGAACAATATTTGAATACCTAGATTATattggtgtttaaaaaaatatcttaattcaGTCATTCTAGTTTAAAGTGGCAAAAAAATGACATTGTTTTGGTACCTTAATCATGATCTTAGAGTACAAATGAGAGAGACTTAATCTCTAACATTAGATCTTCCAAGTGCCATTTATTCTTTTGTAACCATTGCAGCATTGTGATTGATACCATCATACTCTGTTTTTCAGGAGAGCAGTTATTAATGGCTGGAGAAGTCTTCACCATCAGACCCTTGCAGTTATACGCTGTCACTCAACAGTTGTTACAGGGGAAACCTACATGTGCTAATGGAGATGCCAAAACAGATCTAGGTCATATTCTAGACTTCACTTGTAGACTCAAGTATTTAAAGGTGAGCTATGCTTGCACAAATACTGGAGATGGTGTTTCTACCAGACTGACATGATTCTTAGGATACTTTTGGAGTCTAGTTTGAGTGTACAAGAACTTTACTAATAGTAAACACCTGCAAGTGTTTACAAGTCAATGTTAAACAGGTGTTTATTGTCAGCTTTCAATAGTTCTCTAACAAAGATGTTGATTGTCTAATGTGGTCTCTTCAGCACTGCTCTTTGTAGAGATGCagtcacagaatcttagtgggtGCTGGTGGGAATAGGGAGATAGataaatattattcttttcaACCCTGCATTCTTTGCAAACACTATGGGTAGGCcagtgtatatgtatacatatgcatacaaGCACATGTGTATATAAATCCTGCCCCCTTTCTCACCTatataaagtttaaaaagaactttaaaaagtttCATAGGTGAGATGGCTCTGCATTTCTATCTAAAATACCATTtcagaataaatgtaaaatggtgtcagaacagataatttttttctggagccaacttgattttttttcctaccaaatAAGTGAATTGGACTTTTCCTGAATACTTTCTTTAACACTGCTTGCTACAGCTCAAAAACTTTTTAGCCCCTTTATTGCATGAAGAGCAGCTTCGTTTGTGTGGTGTGGCAAAACCAAGGGGAATGCATAAAGGAGAAGCGTCACTGAAGGACTTAGGAAGttgcaaaagcaaaaccacagctcTACTGGTATTCTTGTGGATCTTCAGTTGCCTTTGCCATCCTGTGTCTATATAGAATCCTCTGAACAGAGGATTCTCTGGCTGGAGAAGAGCATATTGTTTAGAAAAATGGCCATCATCGGAAATTCTGGCCCTTCTGAATGCTTGTGAGTGAGCATCTTCAGAGCTTGTAAGACACATATAGAAtcgtagaacggtttgggttggaagggtaaGACCAGACAAGAACCTTAAAGATGTCTCCCAAAATTATATTCAGAGCAAACATAAATGAAACCACCTGTCTTTTATGCTGCTGACATGCTCTGACTCCAGAATCCAATCACCACATGGAAATATTAGATGCATTTTTATTAGATGTGTGCCAATGTCTCATGTTTTTTTCAAACCCATCCTGTCACTGCCTTGAACTTCAGCCCCTGTTGTGGAATTGAAAACAGTTCTATCTTGGAGGATCCAGATTTTTCAAGGAAGTTGTTTTTAGTGAATGCAGCTCTGCTTGATCAGATGAGAATAAAGCCTTGGTCCGTCTTGCCTGTGGTATCTCTTTTGCGTGCCTGATGTGCTACAAAATACAAGCACAAGGTGGCAGTTCAAGTTCAGTGCACTCAGCTGGAGCAactagctttttttcttcctgaagagttAATCTGCAAGTTTTGTGAATCATTCCATATGTGAAAAATTGGTTGGAACTTTGGCTGTCTTTCCAAGCTACTGTATTTGTGCTATTGCCTGTGTAAGACTATCTGCAATGCAGACAAGTTGGAGTATGTGCACTAACTCTGTTCTTAAATGTTGATTGCTAGGTCACTGGAACAGGTGGACCTTTTGGAACCAGTAACATTCAGGAGCATCTCTTGCCTTTTGATCTGTCAATTTTCAAATCGCTTCATCAAATAGAGGTATGACTGAGTTAGTGCTTGTAATTTTATAGAGGCTCTGCAAATGCCAGGTCTGCTCTCAGAATATGTGATTGTATGCTTTGATTTGGTGCTGTGTGTCTTCAAAATAAAGTGATTTCCAGCATATACAGAAAACTGAAACCAGGGTGGCTTTCCATTGCCTTGAAGATCTAACAAGTGGGTTATAGCGGGATCTCTTACTACGAATTACTTTGTTTGGAAAGCAccaaatatttgtgaaaatgttcTGAAATCAAATTTCCTTGTGGAAGTACACTTTTGGGTATAGTGCTTTTGTCTTGAtaatttgcagatttttttcattgatcTGCTTTCAGTGTGAATGACAGGGTTTCTACTAGAAGTTGGTCAATGAGTGTTTTGCAAAAAGCTTTGTTAAGCACTTCAGTTCTTTCCAGAGAGAGAATGTCCAGTTGTGTCATGCAGTCTGTACTCTGTGTCTACTTTTGGTGGGTGCGGTACCTTTTCTAGTACATGAATGCTGTTGTCTCATTGATATGAGAGACTGAGTTGGTTAAGAACTGAAGTAAATTCCTGAAGTCAGTGATTTATTGACATTTTAATGTGGGAAAGAAACTACAGCAGGCTGAAGAGTAGGAGAGAGTAACATACAGCAGAGAGTATCAATTTTCCCCTTTCCTATGAGAATGGATAGTTTCAGGTTTAGCTCTGCTtaatgtggggagaaaaaaaatggattttggtCTTGAAGGCTTCTGTAATTGTATGTTCATGAAAAGTTTTGGATTGACTGGCACCAGACCAACATTTTCATCTAGTAGTGAATGCTGTCCAAAAACTAACAGTGGTAAtctggaaagaattttttcaagGGTGACAGAAGCTCCCACTCTGTTTAGGGTGGTTTTCCTGATACAACTGGAAAATTTGCTGGTGTAGTGGTTGCACAATGTGTGTGACCCTCTATGGAGGAGGACCTAATTGCTGGACAGAGGCTGTAGCAGACCTTTGGCTTTGTTCCAACTTGAGCTACAGAAAAAGAGACTTTGTAATCTTAAACTTAGTCTGTGTAATTAGCTCACTAGCATATTAAATGCTTAGATTAGTATCCTCACTTCCtaggcatttcttttttcttattcacAATAAAGAACGTGATACCTAAATAAAAGTGTGCAGGTAGAGCTGTAGTTTGAGATATGTCTTTTTGGTAACAGTAAAATACTGTGCCCTGTTAAACTGCTTGGGTAGTTTCACCTTGAAGAATACATGAGGCAGATAGAAAATCAATGGAGGAGAAGCTTTgttcaaataaatgtttgaattttACTTTTCTACGGTTGTGTCCCTAATGTCTTGCTTTACCTTTACCAAGTGTTGGTGTTTCTGACCTGATAATCTCAGATTTTAAGGGAATGCTGTAACTGCTTTCCGAATTGGGAGAGAATCTGCTATTGAAGGTTTTAGCTGCCTCTTCCATGTCTCGTGCTTGCCTGGTCTAGCATTTCTGACTttgtaatgttttggtttttttttttaatagatcagCCATTGTGGGGGAAAGCTTATAAAAGGGCTGACTTCATCAAAACATGCTCTGGCTACAATGAGTGTTCGATTTTCTGCAACATCAATGAAGGTAAGAGCGAGTTCCTACTTCTGGTGAGTGTTTAAAGCACATGCAAAAATAACATGCACATTTTGGAAATGTCCATGTACTTTTCTGTACTGCCTGGTGCTGGTTTCGCTTTTAGAACCATGGAATTGAAAGGATTTGctaacctttcagaatcccagcTTTAAGTGGAGAATTGTTTACATGTGTCCCTTCACAGGGacatttctgatgcttttattGGAATGTTTGTTTTTGGTATTCATCCAGAACTGAATGTGTATGtcttattctttttctctggACTTtgatttggcaagggatgtccaGTAGAATAATTTCCACAGTCTCTCTATTGTTCCACCACATTCCCCAATTTGAATTGGCTGCTAGTGTTGGAACACACTCCCTGTAGATCCAAAATAATTCTGATCCACTCAGCTCACATTTAAGACCTACAACTTTAATCTAGATGATTATAAAGCTTAAAAATCTTCCTTACTTTTCTAACattgtttgggttattttcaaaactgttagCTTTCACTGTAGACATAAGCACGATATTTTAGTGTCCTTGTCTTAAATAGGAAATCCTAGTGCCTGAGGCCTCTGAGTTTGATCAGTGGGAGCCAGAGGGTGCAACTTCAAGTTGTCCAGTGACAGCAGTTATCCCAACTTGGAGAACTTTAACAACTTTGGATATGAGTCATAATAGCATCTCTCAAATTGACGATTCAGtggtaagaaatatttttttcatttgtgaaaaaaGTATGACTGATCTTCTGTGGCACATTACACAACAGGGATTCTACATTTGCTTTatctattttctgaaaaattttaaGCTGTACTTTTTTGTTGATTAGCTACCCAAGTTAATGTTtcggaatttttttcttttattactttattttctttgctaaaGGAGAAAAGTTTGTCATTCTGTGCTCTGTAAGCAACACTTCCATGAATACTGACTTTTTGAAACATGCTTTTATTGTTTGCATTGGCCTTAGGCCacttacaaatttatttttttttttaaaaggaacacaAAAATGTCTTGGGGTCAACTTTAGAATGTTACCAAAGTTGAAACTTCCTGTTTATTTAAAAACCTGTGACTTGTTGGGAGCCTTCTTGACAGCAAAACAGTATGAAGAGTGTGGAAACTAAATTTGGAGTATTTTGCCAGTACCTTAGAATTACAGTTTGTAAATgagttaagaaaacaaaaattagcaTTCATCACAAGAATGCGTCAAatgtgaatgtaatttttttacttGAACTACTGTTGTGAAGCAAGAAATAGCTATGTCTGTAGCTGAACTAGAGATCATGGACTTGAAGCACACTTGTTCAGGATTTTTAGTCACATAGACATAGGGTTCTTCAGATGTAAGTCTAGGCCTTAACTACAAGGCAAATCATTGGTGAGATTACagccaaaataaagcagaagcaaaTACACTGATGTCAAAATTCGGTGTCAGACTCAAGGTTTGCATCCTccaaaaataaaaggctttctGTGTTAAAGTGCATTTTTGAGAGGTTTGTGTGACCTTGTAATGCTTGGCTGGTATAATCAAAACATGGAAGCAAATCACTGAATTTACTCTGGGCTTTGGTGCTGTCACCTTTATCCAGGTTTCTATATAACATATGCTTGTTGGATAAGACGGAAAAACCTATTAATGAGTTTGATCTGTAGCAAATGGGGCTAAGCTAGGAGCAGCTTATTTATCTTCAAGAAACCaggtttcaaattaaaatttaaccATGCTCCTCAAGAGTAACCTGGGTTTTGTAAGAGCAAGATTCAACTCTCTTGGTGCACTAGGTCATACGGAATGCTTTTTTAATACCAAAAGCTGAGAGGCGAGACCACCTCCATTGGATGATACCTTTCCTTTGCTTCTTGGTTAGCTGATAGTGAAGGAAGCATGGGCTGATTTATAAGCTAAAATGCATTTaatgcatgcatttttttcttctctactaGAAATTAATTCCGAAGATTGAATTCCTGGATTTGAGTCACAATGGAGTGTCTCTGGTAGAAAATTTACAGGTAAGTGATGTTTTTCAAGGTGTTTTTTCTCCAGACTGCCTGACACCCTAGAATGCAGATTTTAGCGGTTCAGAATTTTGTTGCTCATCCTACTCATGGAGAATAGTTTAAGCCCAAATAGCTCATCCTTTGTAACATCAAGTGCACTTTTAATGGTGCGTTTCTTACTTATTCtggatattttcatttctttgtcaaTATTAACCATAAACCATCTAGTTCTTAACTGAATTCATTCACTGCCAGCTGTATCCGCCCATTGGTAAAAATGCAGTTGAGGAAGCTCCCTTTCTACAAGCTTGAACCCATGTAATGAACGATTTCATGTCATGTTTTTCATGCTAGGCAGTGTCCAGCATGAAAACACTGTTGCACAAAGAAATGAGCAAGCCATAATACAATGTCTTTGATATAGCTTAATTTTAATGAATTGGTGTATGACGTGGATTTTCTGTGCTCTTGTAGCATCTCTACAACCTCATTCACCTGGACTTATCTTACAACAAACTTACATCACTGGAAGGTGTTCACACAAAGCTGGGAAACATCAAAACTCTGAATTTAGCAGGAAATCATCTGGAAAGGTTGTGTGGTCTTAACAAACTGTACTCATTAgtcaacttggatctgagcaacAACAAAATAGAACAGGTAACTGTTGATTTTCAGTGTCAAATTGAATTGTGCTTTATATCACAAGCAATTTCTTTTAGTGTGTGAAACTGCAAATAAAAGTGGATGTAGTCATTTTTCCTTGTTATTGTATGTATGTAATTTATGCAAGAAATGCTCCAGCTGTATGCTCATTTTCATTTAGCCAATCTGTATTTATACTTTTATTCAAAAACTTTCAGATTGaagaagtaaaaaatataggaaaCCTCCCATGCTTAGAAAAGGTGATCTTATCCAGCAATCCGTTGAGCATCATCCCTGATTATCGAACCAAAGTACTTGCTCAATTTGGGGACAGGGCCTCTGAGGTAAGCCACAGTACACTTCTTCCTTTGAAGctggcatttgaaaaaaatctttttcaaagcCTGGTGAGGAAAGTAGTGTGAATGTTCTAAAAACCTGATGAGTTTTTAGTGTGAGTTGGAGAAGGTCTGTAGAGAATGAAACCATGTTAACATTATTCAACTGTGCTCCCGGATCCAAATGAAAGTTTATCCTGGCTTCATGGGATAACAGTATGTTAATATTGAAACACAGTTGTGCTAGAAGGGTGTTAATCTTACCAAGCATTTCTGAGTTTGCATTAAATTCGTATCATGTTAGAACAAGGTCTAATGTGATAATGATTACAAAGATGCACATAGTTTGCATTAAGCTAAGATAATTTTTGATTATTACATTAATAAAAGTAAATTGCAGAGCAGCCctgttttcaatatttttagatgttttaactttttcttcagGTCTGTCTGGATAACACTGTTACCACAGAAAAGGAATTAGACACTGTGGAAGTGCTAAAAGCTATTCAAAAAGCGAAGGAGGTGAAATACAAGCTGAGCAGCTCTGATAAAAAGGTGAGTTTGGTGCTGTGAGAGTAGAATGTGCTGCGTACAAAAATCTTACAAAGACTTCTGCAAATTAGATCTCAGTGGAATTCATTAAACTTTCCTTAGCATTAAAGTATTTGTGCTTTCTTTGTGCTTTAATATGGTATGAACTTTTAACATTTGCCTCTTTTTGCTATTTAGTTTTCAATGTAATTGAAATTGATAATTATCAGACCTCCCTTTTTATGGTGGCTTGGGAGAgaggaaatgggaggaaaaggcagaatGACTTAATGGTCTACACAATGAGTATGCAGTTGACCTTAACCATATTTTACATCTTATACAAGTATTGCAGAGGTGTGACTACACTGCCCGTGTTGTGGAGTACTGAAATGACTTTACCAAACTTTCTTCTTGTGGGTATTAAGCAGtgggaaagaagcagaaatcaaTCTTACTTGCCTTCTCTCGTGTATCTGTGTGCTGTGTAGTTGGTTAGTCTTGTTTTGGTAATAGACTTATCAGAACCTGTTCTGTCCCCACAATGTGgaaatgctgttttcattttcttgttgctTGTGAAACTCGCTGCTAGTTTTGTGCATACAGTGATTAGTCATCAGAATGACTTCTGTAAATAAATACTTAGTGGAATTCCACTTGGTGTGAAAAACTTCAGAGgatgcctcccccccccccccccccaaaaaaaaaacaacccaca
It encodes:
- the NISCH gene encoding nischarin isoform X3, producing MEAAAGGEDVEEPPREARVLGSELVDTYTVYIIQVSVGNHQWTVKHRYSDFHDLHEKLVSEKKIDKNLLPPKKIIGKNSKSLVEKRQKELEVYLQTLLVKFPVTAPKVLSHFLHFHLYEINGITAALAEELFHKGEQLLMAGEVFTIRPLQLYAVTQQLLQGKPTCANGDAKTDLGHILDFTCRLKYLKVTGTGGPFGTSNIQEHLLPFDLSIFKSLHQIEISHCGGKLIKGLTSSKHALATMSVRFSATSMKEILVPEASEFDQWEPEGATSSCPVTAVIPTWRTLTTLDMSHNSISQIDDSVKLIPKIEFLDLSHNGVSLVENLQHLYNLIHLDLSYNKLTSLEGVHTKLGNIKTLNLAGNHLERLCGLNKLYSLVNLDLSNNKIEQIEEVKNIGNLPCLEKVILSSNPLSIIPDYRTKVLAQFGDRASEVCLDNTVTTEKELDTVEVLKAIQKAKEVKYKLSSSDKKISEDSRLTAASSKSNCSSLTVRPSSPSLPRPVSSSQEIICEEAVLASTFLQSSDSTPTDHTVPQRCFEIPDSRCKNQAPASLLDSCKNYGSGRHT